GTGATTAGTGGCCTAGCCAATGCCACCGCCGATGTCTTGGTTAGCTTGCTCCCGGTTATCCTAATCACCTTAGCCCTAGGGACGATTGGAATTGTATTGTTTGCTAGTTTAGCGGGGAAATTGCTAAATATTTCCACCTGGCTAGCCATGGGTATTGGAATTTCAGCTCTCTTTGGCTTCCCTGGGACTTATATGTGTCCCGTAGAAGTGGCTAATGCCTTGTCAGATAAGCATGAGGAACGCCAAATTATATTAGAACGGATCCAACCCCAAATGCTGGTTGCTGGTTTCGTCACCGTTTCGATTGCTTCGGTAGTCTTGGCGGGAATTCTTTCCCCCTTGCTAGCGGCTCTCGCATAGTTCTCACTCTAAAGTTAAATCAAAACAAAAAACTGAGCACTTTTCCTTTTTCATGTGAGGAAAACGCTCAGTTTTTTTATTTTTCAAGGCTTTAAATCACTTCAGCATTCAAGCAAGTTTTGAAATGGTTGAGGGCCCATTCATGTCCTTGAGGGTTGAAGCTGGCCACGCAGTCCTTATGGATAACGATCTTGAAGCCTAAATTATAAGCATCAATGGCGGTATGGAGGACACAGATATCGGTGCAGACTCCCACAATATGCAACTCTTCAATATGGCGTTCCCGTAATTTGATCAATAAATCGGTTCCCGCAAAGGCGGAATAGCGGGTTTTTGGCATGTAGTAAACCTGGCTATTTTCCTTGTTGTCGTCATAGACCTGAGCTAATTGCCCATAGAGGTCTTGACCGTGGCTACCCACGATATTATGGGGTGGGAAGAGCTTGGTTTCTGGATGGTAGGGGTCGCCCTTATGGTGGGCATCAATGGCAAAGACGAGGAAGTCTCCCGCTTGGATAAATTCTTCACTGAGCTGACTTATCGCCCCTTCAATGGCTTGGGCGGGTTCTCCGCAAGTCAGGCTACCATCACTCGCCACAAAATCATTAGTATAGTCGACGTTAATTAAGGCTCTCTTCATTGTAATCCTCCCTAAAAGTTACTTTTTGCAAATGTTTTTCCTTATTATAAAGCATGGCTTGGTATTGTGAGACAAGCAAGTCATTTTTGTAACCAGAAAGTAATAGACTGGGACAGTTTCCGCCCGAAAAGAAGAATAATTGCCTTTTAAGTAATCATCGCTTATGCTTTTTAGGGGAGAGTGATAAGATGTCCTGGTTGCTAGCCATTCTGGTGGTCGTTTTACTAGTGTTGTCCGCCTTTGTGCTACCTAAAAACTTATTCAAGAAAAAAATCTCAAAAAGAGAACAAAAAATTATTTCTAGTCTCTTTGTCTTGGGCCTAGTGGCTCTGGCCCTCTACCTGGAGCCTAGTCAGACAGGTGATTTGGGAGGGGAAGAGAGCCAGTCTCAAACCTCCTCGTCAAGTCAGGAAGATAAAGCGTCTGGCCAAGCGGAAAGCCCCTTTCCCAAAGAAAGTCAGGCTCATCCTAGTGCCCGCCCCAGTGATGAGGAAGTCCAAGCCCTGCGCGAAGAAATTCATCACAGCATCCCCCAAGTGCCAGAGGGGCAGACTTTTCTGGTAATAAATAATAATGTCCCCCTCTTCACCACTAGTGAATTGGAACTGACCACTGCCTATGCCAACTACGGGGACTTAGATTTCTTGCAGCGGGTGACTGGGGCTTGGGGCCTTTTGGGGGTGGAACTCATGCCCGATGATGCCCGCGAGCCCTTGACCAGTGTGACGCCTACTGGTTGGCGGCAAAGGTCCTACGTCAATATTCCAGGCGGCTGGCTCTATAACCGCTGCCATTTGATCGGCTATCAGCTAACGGGTGAGAACGCCAATTCCAAGAATTTGATGACGGGAACGCGCTGGTTTAATACTGAAGGCATGCTGCCAATTGAAAACTATGTGGCGGCCTATCTTGAAGAGACAAAAAACCATGTCAGATACCGGGTGACGCCAGTCTTTAACCAATTTAATCAATTGGCTTCTGGGGTTTATATGGAAGGCTATTCCATTGAAGACCAGGGCCAAGTCCAGTTCCATATCTTTATCCCTAACCGCCAACCTGGGATTTCCATTGATTACCTGACTGGTGAGAGTCAAGGCCCCGCTGGACCGCAAGCAAGTGGGGACTTAAGCTCCTAAGTGAATCGCTTTTCTTCTATAAAACTGCTTAGGCCTGGCTATGGTTGGTGTAGGCCTGGAGGAAGAGGATGCAGATGCCTAGGGCGGTGAGTGTCATAGGAATGAATATGGTCCAGATGCCCAGCCAGTTTTGGCCTAGACTGATGGCTAAGACGCCGGTAAAGTAGGAGAGAATAATAGCGATAAAATAAAAAATATTACTTTTGGCGCTGGCCTTGACGGTGGCGTTGGGATAGAGAAAGTAGTCGAAGAGATTTTCGGTGAGGCGTTTGAAATTTCCCGACATCATGGTCGGGGTATAGTTAGTTCCTTCCAGCGAGCGAAATTCCTCAAATTGGGCGGCGGTCGAAATGGTCAGGAAAGCCGTAGCGAGCAGGTGGTGACCAGTTTGACTAATCCAGGCCACAACAGCCATGGCTAAAAAGGAAATAATCAAGACCAGGGCATTGCGTCTAATTTCGTGAGAGGGATCATCATAATGAAAATGAAGGATGCGGGTCAGGACAGTGCCGATCATGAAGAAAATAATCGAGACGAAATAGGGTGGTAGGTCAGCAAAATGCCCCTGTCCCAAGTTGACTGCCATGCGGATGAGGTTACCACTTTGAAAACCAGCAAAAACCCCCTTATGGTTGAGATAAGAATAAGCTGTTTGTCCCCCGCTAGACATGGTCAGTAAACAGGAAAAGAACAGCTTTTCAGCCAGTTTTTGTGTTTTTTTCATGGGATCGCATCCTTTCGTTGTTTTCCACTTAGCATTATAAGCTTTAGAACTAAAATAATGCAATAAATGCTGAATTTTCCTTAAGATCCGCTTTGAAAATTCACTTTTAGGGGGAACTGTGCCATAATAGAAGTTAAGAATTTTGCCATAAGGAGTCTAAAGTATGCAAGAATTTGCGGTTATCATTCCAGCCTATAAACCTACCCAAGACTTGGTCCCCTATGTCGACCAATTGCTCCAAGCCGGCGTCCCGCAAGTAGTGGTCGTTAACGATGGAAGCCCGGAAGACTGCCAAGCCATCTTCGACCAAGTCGCTGAACGGGACCGGGTAGACGTTTTGACCCATCTTATTAATCGTGGCAAGGGGACTGCCCTAAAGACCGCTTTTGATTTTGAATTGAAACATGGTCAAGACTATAAGGGCTTTGTCACTGCGGATGCGGATGGCCAACATACCGTCAAAGATGTCTTAAACATTGGAAAAGCGCTAGTAGACCACCCGGATGTCTCCTTTGTCTTGGGCAAGCGGGATTTTGACCAAGACCAGGTGCCCTTTTTGAGCCGCTTAGGTAATAAAACCACGACCCGCCTCTTTGACTGGCTCTTTGGTTACTGGATTACCGATACCCAAACTGGTTTACGGGGGATCAATGCTAAAGAATTGCTTTGGTTGATTGATTTACCTGGGTCGAAGTTCGAGTATGAAATGAATATGTTGATCGTGATGGCGAAGCGGGAACTTCCCTACTTAGAAGAGACCATTGAAACGGTCTATGAAGAGGACCGGACCACTCACTACCATCCTTTTCGCGATAGCTGGCGGATTGCCAAGGTGCTCATTGATGGCAAGCGGTCGGGTGAGGATGAATTGATTTAGTCAGCTTATCCTTTTACAAATCTTGGGAGTCTGGCTATAATGAAATTACAGTAACTCTCCAAAGTGTAGCCGATGAAGAGGTGAAGGTCATGGTGATTTTTAAGCATAATACTTTCAAATGCGTGCTTGGATTTCTAGGAGAGCTATTGCCTTTTTTAACACCAGTGAATAAAGAGATGTTAACGAGCTTGATCTAATTGAGCTCGTTTTTTCTTTGTTCGAGGAAGGGAGTGAAGGATTTGGAATTAAGCCCAATCATTTCTCAACAGAAAGGTTAAGGTGATCCAAATGCCAATTAAGGCCGTATCTCGCTACTAGGCGTTACATAGTATTATGAAAACAATTAATTAAACATACCTTGTTACAGTAAAAAATTCTTCCCTAAGATTAGAAAAAGTGTCTTAATAAAGAAGCTTAATATCAGTATGATTACAGGGGTTGTGGCTACGGTCATGACCTCTTTTTTCTTTTGACTTGTTTAATTTGAGGCGGATATGCAAGGGGAGGAGTTTTTGGGAGGCTAATTTATCCCATCTTTTCCTAGATATGTTACAATCGATGGGAAAAGTTAGAAAAGGGGTGCTCAATTGCAAGAAAGAACCACTAAGCAAACACCAACGATGCAAAAGAAGATTCTAGAAACTGCTCTCTTAGCCGGGCAGATCATGTGTGAAAGTAATGCGGAGTCTTACCGGGTGGAGGATACCATGAACCGGATTTTAACCTATTCCAAGGCCTCCTATGCCGTTGCGGTCTCATTCTCTACCAGTATTTATGCCATTCTAGATGATCCTAATTATGCCAGTGGGGGGTTTGCTGGGATCAAGCGGATTACCTCCCGATCCAACAACCTCAATAAGATCTCCAAGGTGAATACCGTTTCCCGGGCCTTGCTTGGTGGCAAGATCAGCATGGATGAAGCCTACCAAGAGCTCACGATCATCCGCCAGGCCTCCAATCAATATTCAACCTGGGTATCTTCCTTGGGGATTATTGGCTTAGCTTTGAGTTTTTCGATTTTATTTGAAGGTGGGCTGGAAGAATTTATCGCTTCCGGAATAAATGGAGTGATCCTCTCCATGATGACCATCCTGACTGATAAGTATTACATCAACCATGCTCTCTCCAATGTGATCCAGTCCTTGGTAGTTACTTTGGCGGCTTATTTAATGCTCTTCCATCTCTTCCCAGAAATGAATGTGGCCACCGTTATTGTGGCTACCCTTATGCCCATGGTACCGGGGACGGCGATTACTAACTCCTTGCGGGATATTTTCCGGGAAGATTATATTGCGGGGTCGGCACGGGCCATGGAGGCCTTCTTTGAAGCCTTGATGATTGCCATTGGTTCCGTGGTCGGCTTAGCGATTTTAGGGGGGTTATCACATGTCTAACTATCTTATCCAACTGATTGCTGCTTATTTTGTCGGTATTTCTTGCTCCATTTCTGTCGAAGAGCCCCGTAAGATGATTTTAAAAACATCAATTATTGATACTGCCGGCTGGGCCTTGTACCTATTGTGCCTGGACTTCTTCAATATAGGGACGGTTTTAGCCACCTATATTGCCGGCCTCTTGATTGCTGGGATGTCCCACTGGTTCGCCCGACTCTTCCATGAACCGGTGACGGTTTTCTTTATCCCGGGCTTCTTTACCTTGGTGCCTGGGGGAGGCATGTAC
The nucleotide sequence above comes from Aerococcus urinae. Encoded proteins:
- a CDS encoding cysteine hydrolase family protein, with protein sequence MKRALINVDYTNDFVASDGSLTCGEPAQAIEGAISQLSEEFIQAGDFLVFAIDAHHKGDPYHPETKLFPPHNIVGSHGQDLYGQLAQVYDDNKENSQVYYMPKTRYSAFAGTDLLIKLRERHIEELHIVGVCTDICVLHTAIDAYNLGFKIVIHKDCVASFNPQGHEWALNHFKTCLNAEVI
- a CDS encoding DNA/RNA non-specific endonuclease, with protein sequence MSWLLAILVVVLLVLSAFVLPKNLFKKKISKREQKIISSLFVLGLVALALYLEPSQTGDLGGEESQSQTSSSSQEDKASGQAESPFPKESQAHPSARPSDEEVQALREEIHHSIPQVPEGQTFLVINNNVPLFTTSELELTTAYANYGDLDFLQRVTGAWGLLGVELMPDDAREPLTSVTPTGWRQRSYVNIPGGWLYNRCHLIGYQLTGENANSKNLMTGTRWFNTEGMLPIENYVAAYLEETKNHVRYRVTPVFNQFNQLASGVYMEGYSIEDQGQVQFHIFIPNRQPGISIDYLTGESQGPAGPQASGDLSS
- a CDS encoding YoaK family protein; amino-acid sequence: MKKTQKLAEKLFFSCLLTMSSGGQTAYSYLNHKGVFAGFQSGNLIRMAVNLGQGHFADLPPYFVSIIFFMIGTVLTRILHFHYDDPSHEIRRNALVLIISFLAMAVVAWISQTGHHLLATAFLTISTAAQFEEFRSLEGTNYTPTMMSGNFKRLTENLFDYFLYPNATVKASAKSNIFYFIAIILSYFTGVLAISLGQNWLGIWTIFIPMTLTALGICILFLQAYTNHSQA
- a CDS encoding glycosyltransferase family 2 protein; this translates as MQEFAVIIPAYKPTQDLVPYVDQLLQAGVPQVVVVNDGSPEDCQAIFDQVAERDRVDVLTHLINRGKGTALKTAFDFELKHGQDYKGFVTADADGQHTVKDVLNIGKALVDHPDVSFVLGKRDFDQDQVPFLSRLGNKTTTRLFDWLFGYWITDTQTGLRGINAKELLWLIDLPGSKFEYEMNMLIVMAKRELPYLEETIETVYEEDRTTHYHPFRDSWRIAKVLIDGKRSGEDELI
- a CDS encoding threonine/serine exporter family protein, giving the protein MQERTTKQTPTMQKKILETALLAGQIMCESNAESYRVEDTMNRILTYSKASYAVAVSFSTSIYAILDDPNYASGGFAGIKRITSRSNNLNKISKVNTVSRALLGGKISMDEAYQELTIIRQASNQYSTWVSSLGIIGLALSFSILFEGGLEEFIASGINGVILSMMTILTDKYYINHALSNVIQSLVVTLAAYLMLFHLFPEMNVATVIVATLMPMVPGTAITNSLRDIFREDYIAGSARAMEAFFEALMIAIGSVVGLAILGGLSHV
- a CDS encoding threonine/serine exporter family protein, which produces MSNYLIQLIAAYFVGISCSISVEEPRKMILKTSIIDTAGWALYLLCLDFFNIGTVLATYIAGLLIAGMSHWFARLFHEPVTVFFIPGFFTLVPGGGMYRTAFFLFQGDMSRGLSELSTTLFIALAIALAVFTTDTLVSIIFNQHLPKFIRRNRRMKFK